The Microbacterium natoriense genomic interval CTCGCTCCGACACCGCGGCGCCACCGACGCGGCTTCCTCGACGCGGCGCGCGTGCGGCCGGGGGGATGTTCATCCTCCTCGCCGCGCTCGCGCTGACCGTCGTGCTCTCGCTCTCCGTCGGCGCCAATCCTCTCTCTTTGGAGGCCGTGTCGACCACGCTGCGCGGCCAGGGCACCGCCGAGACCGACTACATCCTCTTCGATCTGCGCATACCCCGCACCGTCACCGGCCTCGTGGCCGGCGCCGCCCTCGGCGTGGCAGGCGCGCTCATCCAGGCCTTCACACGCAACCCGCTCGCCGATCCGGGGATTCTCGGCGTGAACGCCGGCGCCGCGCTCGCAGTCGCCCTCGGAGTGAGCGTCCTCGGACTGCGCGACGCGTCGCAGTTCGTGTGGCTCGCGTTCCTCGGGGCGCTGGTCGTCACGATCGCGGTCTATCTGATCGGGTCATCCGGGCGGGGCTCCGCCGACCCTCTGAGGCTCACCCTGGCCGGGGTCGCGCTCGGCGCCGTGCTGTCGGGCATCACCACCGGCCTCTCTCTCAGCGATCCGGACGCCTTCGAATCGATGCGCAGCTGGAACGCGGGGTCGCTGCTCGGACGCGGCTACGACGTGATCCTGCCGGTGCTCCCGTTCGTGGTGACGGGCCTCGTCCTCGCCCTCACCCTCGCGCCCGGCCTGAACGCGGTCGGCCTCGGCGAAGACGTCGCGCGCGCGCAGGGCGCGAACGTCGTCGGCATCCGCATCGGCGTCGTCATCGCCGTCACACTCCTCGCGGGTGCCGCCACCGCTCTCGCCGGCCCGATCTCGTTCATAGGACTGATGGTGCCGCACGTGATCCGCTGGACGTTCGGCGTCGACCAGCGAAGGATCGTCCCGCTCTCTGCAGTGCTGGCTCCCGTCATCCTTTTGCTCGCCGATGTTCTCGGCCGCATCATCATCGCCCCGGCAGAGGTGCCGGTCGGGATCGTGGCGGCGTTCATCGGCGCGCCCGTACTGATCCTCCTGGCTCGTCGTCGCTCCGCGAGCGCACTGTGAGGGGGCCGTCGCCGATGAAATCGACAGCCGATGCGGGTTACCGTCGCGTGCTGCTGCGGTGCGGTCCGCTGCGCATGCCGGTGCGCCTGCGCAGCATCGTCGTCGGACTCACGGCTGTCGTCGCGCTGGGCGTGCTGGGCGTGCTGTCGCTGGGCCTCGGCACGTATCCTCTCTCACCGCTCGAGGTCGTGCGGACCCTCATGGGCGGCGGCGACGCCATGGACCGCACGGTCGTGATCGACTGGCGGCTCGCCCGGTCGATCGCCGCGATCACGATCGGCGCGCTGCTCGGCGTCGCGGGCGCGCTGTTCCAGACCGTGACGCGCAACCCGCTCGCCAGCCCCGACATCCTCGGGCTATCGAACGGCGCATTCACGGGGATGCTGCTCGCGCTGGTGCTCTTCTCGGGGAGCTGGCCGACCCTGACCGCCGGCTCCCTCCTCGGAGGGTTCGCGACGGCTGCGCTCATCTGGATCCTCTCCGCGCGGGGCGGCATCCAGGGCTTCCGGCTCATCGTGGTCGGCATCGGCGTCTCGGCTGTCCTCGCCTCGCTGAACACGTGGATGCTGCTGCAGATCGAGCTGGAGACGGCGATGTTCGCCTCGGCCTGGGGAACCGGCTCCTTGAACGGCGTCACGGCGGGTCCGCTCGTAGGGGCGCTCCTGTGTGCGCTGCCGTTCGTCGTCCTCGCGCTGATGCTCGTGCCGCGACTGCCTCAACTCGGGCTCGGTGACGACATGGCCGCCTCGACCGGCGCAAGGCCCACCGC includes:
- a CDS encoding FecCD family ABC transporter permease — its product is MKSTADAGYRRVLLRCGPLRMPVRLRSIVVGLTAVVALGVLGVLSLGLGTYPLSPLEVVRTLMGGGDAMDRTVVIDWRLARSIAAITIGALLGVAGALFQTVTRNPLASPDILGLSNGAFTGMLLALVLFSGSWPTLTAGSLLGGFATAALIWILSARGGIQGFRLIVVGIGVSAVLASLNTWMLLQIELETAMFASAWGTGSLNGVTAGPLVGALLCALPFVVLALMLVPRLPQLGLGDDMAASTGARPTAIRATALLTGVVLIAAATTVVGPVAFVSLAAPQIARLTARTPHLSLVLSGLLGGVLLLGADLVAQHVLPVALPVGVVTVSVGGAYLILMIILEIRRRA
- a CDS encoding iron chelate uptake ABC transporter family permease subunit yields the protein MTSRSDTAAPPTRLPRRGARAAGGMFILLAALALTVVLSLSVGANPLSLEAVSTTLRGQGTAETDYILFDLRIPRTVTGLVAGAALGVAGALIQAFTRNPLADPGILGVNAGAALAVALGVSVLGLRDASQFVWLAFLGALVVTIAVYLIGSSGRGSADPLRLTLAGVALGAVLSGITTGLSLSDPDAFESMRSWNAGSLLGRGYDVILPVLPFVVTGLVLALTLAPGLNAVGLGEDVARAQGANVVGIRIGVVIAVTLLAGAATALAGPISFIGLMVPHVIRWTFGVDQRRIVPLSAVLAPVILLLADVLGRIIIAPAEVPVGIVAAFIGAPVLILLARRRSASAL